A region of Hoplias malabaricus isolate fHopMal1 chromosome 12, fHopMal1.hap1, whole genome shotgun sequence DNA encodes the following proteins:
- the rdh1 gene encoding retinol dehydrogenase 1, which produces MVDSEECVFSTLVQVIFSDITWICSLAFVVLTGIAWYVRHSLKIDGIHQKYVLVTGCDSGFGNLLSRQLDQQGFRVIAACLTESGASNLQSASSTRLKSIILDVTKKESISRAVELVQREVGEKGLWGLVNNAGRSVPIGPTEWMQLEDYKQVLDVNLIGLIDVTLQFLPLLKKAKGRVVNVASILGRISLTGGGYCLSKWGVEAFSDGLRRDMQHFGVKVCIIEPGFFKTRVTNLDLIEADLKVRWNNLPEDVRRSYGNSYLHEYLKAQAFSMGVLCSKDISKVTTCMQHALSAQYPRSRYAAGWDAKLFWIPLSYLPAFIADFVITALQPLPKQS; this is translated from the exons aTGGTG GATTCTGAAGAGTGTGTCTTCTCGACGCTTGTTCAG GTGATCTTCTCAGACATAACCTGGATATGCTCGCTGGCCTTTGTGGTTCTCACAGGCATTGCTTGGTATGTAAGGCACTCACTTAAAATTGATGGGATTCACCAGAAATATGTGCTGGTCACGGGGTGTGACAGTGGGTTTGGCAACCTGCTATCCCGCCAGCTCGACCAGCAAGGCTTTCGAGTTATAGCAGCATGTCTGACTGAAAGTGGAGCCTCAAACCTGCAGTCTGCATCCTCCACTCGCCTGAAGAGCATCATCCTCGATGTGACCAAGAAAGAGAGCATCagcagagcagtggaactggtGCAACGAGAGGTTGGAGAGAAAG GTCTTTGGGGTTTAGTGAATAATGCTGGACGCTCTGTCCCCATTGGCCCCACAGAGTGGATGCAGCTGGAGGACTATAAGCAGGTTTTGGATGTTAATCTGATTGGGTTAATAGACGTGACTCTTCAGTTCCTGCCCTTGCTAAAGAAGGCTAAGGGCCGAGTGGTGAATGTAGCGAGTATTCTGGGCAGAATTTCTCTGACTGGAGGAGGATACTGTCTTTCCAAATGGGGTGTGGAGGCATTTTCAGATGGACTGAG aaGAGACATGCAGCATTTTGGAGTGAAAGTGTGCATCATTGAACCTGGATTCTTTAAAACGAGAGTAACAAATCTGGATTTAATTGAAGCTGATCTGAAAGTGCGGTGGAATAATCTCCCAGAAGACGTGAGGAGATCATATGGAAACTCATACTTGCATGAAT ATTTAAAGGCCCAGGCGTTCTCTATGGGGGTTCTGTGCAGTAAAGACATTTCTAAAGTGACCACATGTATGCAGCACGCTCTTTCAGCTCAGTACCCTCGCTCACGCTATGCAGCTGGTTGGGATGCCAAACTATTCTGGATTCCTCTGTCCTACCTTCCTGCATTCATAGCAGACTTTGTCATCACTGCCCTCCAGCCATTACCTAAACAGAGCTGA